In one Silene latifolia isolate original U9 population chromosome 10, ASM4854445v1, whole genome shotgun sequence genomic region, the following are encoded:
- the LOC141606832 gene encoding cryptochrome-1 isoform X1 yields the protein MGSNCKTIVWFRRDLRVEDNPALAAAARDGNICPVYIWCPKEEGQYFPGRVSRWWLKQSLAHLDQSLRSLGVELGFIKAESIVDALLDCVKAVGATKVVFNRLYDPVSLVRDHNIKQILGEHNITVNSYNGDLLHEPWEVYDDTGCAFTTFAPFWDKCLNMQIEPASLPMPWRLLPAEGFVQKFSIEDLGLENESEKSSNALLGKAWCPGWTNANKALVEFVEHQLLDYSQKRVNLGGNWTSFLSPYLHFGELSVRKVFHNVQLKQMVWANQGNSRGLESVTVFLKSIGFREYSRYICFNFPFTHEKPLLSHLKYFPWNADQGNFKAWRQGRTGYPLVDAGMRELWATGWIHNKMRVIVACFCVKILLLPWRWGMKYFWDTLLDADLECDILGWQYISGSLPDGHDLNRLDDPELQGSKYDAEGEYVRQWIPELARMPTEWIHHPWNAPISVLKASGVELGVNYPKPIIEIDTARQNLTEAICLMQGMISTDASETNGTHEVVVDNSDAGGALNATRVDNYQNNETSAIARVVLNIKPGCISGSSRDQRVPSVQIPNTQSNGKRPRVSAEDVPPGPGPNMNACYRNADGLRMDEDLSSTADSSTAKRQTFSTSSYCVPQACSLSTQSKTFCDGESSDVKQPWKEQMDRAV from the exons ATGGGGAGTAATTGTAAGACAATAGTATGGTTTAGAAGGGATTTAAGAGTAGAAGATAATCCTGCTTTAGCAGCAGCAGCAAGAGATGGTAATATATGTCCTGTGTATATATGGTGTCCTAAGGAAGAAGGGCAGTATTTTCCAGGAAGAGTTTCAAGATGGTGGCTTAAACAGTCCTTAGCACATTTAGATCAGTCATTAAGGTCACTCGGTGTCGAACTCGGGTTTATTAAGGCTGAGAGTATAGTTGATGCTTTGTTAGATTGTGTGAAGGCTGTTGGGGCTACTAAGGTTGTCTTTAATCGCCTTTACG ATCCTGTCTCACTTGTTCGTGATCATAACATCAAGCAAATACTCGGGGAGCATAACATAACCGTCAATAGCTACAATGGAGATTTGTTGCATGAACCATGGGAGGTGTACGATGATACTGGATGTGCTTTTACAACTTTTGCTCCTTTCTGGGACAAATGCCTGAACATGCAGATAGAACCTGCTTCACTTCCGATGCCATGGCGCCTTCTGCCAGCTGAAG GATTCGTACAGAAGTTCTCTATTGAAGATTTGGGTCTCGAGAATGAATCGGAAAAATCCAGCAACGCATTGCTAGGAAAGGCTTGGTGTCCAGGCTGGACCAATGCTAATAAGGCTCTCGTAGAGTTTGTTGAGCATCAGCTTCTCGACTATTCACAAAAAAGGGTAAATCTTGGGGGAAATTGGACATCTTTTTTGTCCCCTTATCTTCATTTCGGAGAATTGAGCGTAAGAAAAGTATTCCATAATGTGCAATTGAAGCAAATGGTATGGGCAAATCAAGGAAACAGCCGTGGCCTAGAAAGCGTAACTGTGTTTCTAAAGTCAATCGGGTTTAGAGAATATTCTCGGTATATATGTTTCAACTTTCCTTTTACCCATGAAAAACCATTGCTAAGCCACTTGAAGTACTTTCCTTGGAACGCGGATCAAGGGAATTTTAAGGCATGGAGACAGGGTCGAACTGGATACCCACTGGTTGATGCAGGAATGAGAGAGCTTTGGGCGACGGGGTGGATTCATAACAAGATGAGAGTAATAGTTGCttgtttttgtgtcaaaattttgtTGCTTCCTTGGAGATGGGGTATGAAATACTTTTGGGACACGCTTTTGGATGCggatttggagtgtgatattctCGGTTGGCAGTATATTTCCGGTAGTTTACCCGATGGACATGATCTTAACCGTTTAGATGATCCTGAG CTTCAAGGCTCTAAATACGATGCAGAAGGGGAATATGTGCGGCAATGGATTCCAGAACTTGCTAGAATGCCAACCGAGTGGATTCATCATCCGTGGAATGCGCCTATTTCTGTTCTTAAAGCTTCAGGAGTCGAGTTAGGAGTCAACTACCCAAAACCCATCATCGAGATCGACACAGCTAGACAAAACCTGACTGAGGCTATCTGTCTGATGCAAGGAATGATATCAACGGACGCATCTGAAACAAACGGAACACATGAAGTTGTAGTCGATAATTCTGACGCTGGAGGAGCTTTGAACGCTACAAGGGTCGATAATTATCAGAATAATGAAACCTCAGCTATAGCTAGGGTTGTCTTGAACATAAAACCTGGCTGTATTTCCGGGTCATCCCGGGATCAACGGGTTCCGTCTGTGCAAATCCCGAATACCCAGTCGAACGGGAAGAGACCTAGAGTCTCTGCAGAAGATGTGCCACCAGGACCAGGACCTAATATGAATGCTTGCTATCGCAATGCTGACGGGTTGAGAATGGATGAAGATTTGAGCTCCACAGCCGATTCTTCGACAGCTAAAAGGCAGACGTTCAGTACGAGCTCTTATTGTGTACCACAGGCGTGTTCTTTATCAACGCAGAGCAAAACGTTTTGTGACGGGGAGTCTTCAGACGTAAAACAACCTTGGAAAGAACAAATGGACAGGGCTGTCTAG
- the LOC141606832 gene encoding cryptochrome-1 isoform X2 — MYCFLSGFFLFEDPVSLVRDHNIKQILGEHNITVNSYNGDLLHEPWEVYDDTGCAFTTFAPFWDKCLNMQIEPASLPMPWRLLPAEGFVQKFSIEDLGLENESEKSSNALLGKAWCPGWTNANKALVEFVEHQLLDYSQKRVNLGGNWTSFLSPYLHFGELSVRKVFHNVQLKQMVWANQGNSRGLESVTVFLKSIGFREYSRYICFNFPFTHEKPLLSHLKYFPWNADQGNFKAWRQGRTGYPLVDAGMRELWATGWIHNKMRVIVACFCVKILLLPWRWGMKYFWDTLLDADLECDILGWQYISGSLPDGHDLNRLDDPELQGSKYDAEGEYVRQWIPELARMPTEWIHHPWNAPISVLKASGVELGVNYPKPIIEIDTARQNLTEAICLMQGMISTDASETNGTHEVVVDNSDAGGALNATRVDNYQNNETSAIARVVLNIKPGCISGSSRDQRVPSVQIPNTQSNGKRPRVSAEDVPPGPGPNMNACYRNADGLRMDEDLSSTADSSTAKRQTFSTSSYCVPQACSLSTQSKTFCDGESSDVKQPWKEQMDRAV, encoded by the exons ATGTATTGTTTCTTATCTGGTTTCTTTTTGTTTGAAGATCCTGTCTCACTTGTTCGTGATCATAACATCAAGCAAATACTCGGGGAGCATAACATAACCGTCAATAGCTACAATGGAGATTTGTTGCATGAACCATGGGAGGTGTACGATGATACTGGATGTGCTTTTACAACTTTTGCTCCTTTCTGGGACAAATGCCTGAACATGCAGATAGAACCTGCTTCACTTCCGATGCCATGGCGCCTTCTGCCAGCTGAAG GATTCGTACAGAAGTTCTCTATTGAAGATTTGGGTCTCGAGAATGAATCGGAAAAATCCAGCAACGCATTGCTAGGAAAGGCTTGGTGTCCAGGCTGGACCAATGCTAATAAGGCTCTCGTAGAGTTTGTTGAGCATCAGCTTCTCGACTATTCACAAAAAAGGGTAAATCTTGGGGGAAATTGGACATCTTTTTTGTCCCCTTATCTTCATTTCGGAGAATTGAGCGTAAGAAAAGTATTCCATAATGTGCAATTGAAGCAAATGGTATGGGCAAATCAAGGAAACAGCCGTGGCCTAGAAAGCGTAACTGTGTTTCTAAAGTCAATCGGGTTTAGAGAATATTCTCGGTATATATGTTTCAACTTTCCTTTTACCCATGAAAAACCATTGCTAAGCCACTTGAAGTACTTTCCTTGGAACGCGGATCAAGGGAATTTTAAGGCATGGAGACAGGGTCGAACTGGATACCCACTGGTTGATGCAGGAATGAGAGAGCTTTGGGCGACGGGGTGGATTCATAACAAGATGAGAGTAATAGTTGCttgtttttgtgtcaaaattttgtTGCTTCCTTGGAGATGGGGTATGAAATACTTTTGGGACACGCTTTTGGATGCggatttggagtgtgatattctCGGTTGGCAGTATATTTCCGGTAGTTTACCCGATGGACATGATCTTAACCGTTTAGATGATCCTGAG CTTCAAGGCTCTAAATACGATGCAGAAGGGGAATATGTGCGGCAATGGATTCCAGAACTTGCTAGAATGCCAACCGAGTGGATTCATCATCCGTGGAATGCGCCTATTTCTGTTCTTAAAGCTTCAGGAGTCGAGTTAGGAGTCAACTACCCAAAACCCATCATCGAGATCGACACAGCTAGACAAAACCTGACTGAGGCTATCTGTCTGATGCAAGGAATGATATCAACGGACGCATCTGAAACAAACGGAACACATGAAGTTGTAGTCGATAATTCTGACGCTGGAGGAGCTTTGAACGCTACAAGGGTCGATAATTATCAGAATAATGAAACCTCAGCTATAGCTAGGGTTGTCTTGAACATAAAACCTGGCTGTATTTCCGGGTCATCCCGGGATCAACGGGTTCCGTCTGTGCAAATCCCGAATACCCAGTCGAACGGGAAGAGACCTAGAGTCTCTGCAGAAGATGTGCCACCAGGACCAGGACCTAATATGAATGCTTGCTATCGCAATGCTGACGGGTTGAGAATGGATGAAGATTTGAGCTCCACAGCCGATTCTTCGACAGCTAAAAGGCAGACGTTCAGTACGAGCTCTTATTGTGTACCACAGGCGTGTTCTTTATCAACGCAGAGCAAAACGTTTTGTGACGGGGAGTCTTCAGACGTAAAACAACCTTGGAAAGAACAAATGGACAGGGCTGTCTAG
- the LOC141606822 gene encoding putative inorganic phosphate transporter 1-4: MAGESNLKVLNALDSAKTQWYHFTAIVVAGMGFFTDAYDLFSISLVTKLLGRLYYTEPGALKPGTLPPNVSAAVNGVAFCGTLTGQLFFGWLGDKMGRKKVYGMTLMMMVLCSIASGLSFGSTPKSVMATLCFFRFWLGFGIGGDYPLSATIMSEYSNKKTRGAFIAAVFAMQGFGNLTGGIVALIVSSAFKAAFPAPSYATNAAKSLVPEADFVWRIILMFGALPALMTYYWRMKMPETARYTALVANNTKKAAADMSKVLQMEITEDQEKAEVLSQNRATQFGLFSKKFLKRHGLHLLGTTTCWFLLDIAFYSNNLFQKDIFTAVSWLPKPATMSALQEVYMVARAQTLVSLCGTVPGYWFTVAFIDRIGRFTIQLMGFAFMTVFMFGLAIPYHHWTTKGNQAGFVIMYGLTFFFANFGPNATTFVVPAEIFPARLRSTCHGISSAAGKAGAIIGAFGFLYLAQSPDPTKTDAGYPPGIGVRNALMILGGICALGFCATFLVPEANGISLEEMSGENQDDAEEAAHQASLNNRTLPV, encoded by the coding sequence ATGGCAGGTGAAAGTAACCTGAAAGTGCTGAACGCACTCGATTCAGCGAAAACGCAATGGTATCACTTCACAGCGATTGTTGTAGCGGGAATGGGATTTTTCACAGATGCTTACGATCTCTTCAGTATCTCCTTAGTCACAAAGCTCTTAGGTCGATTATACTACACCGAGCCTGGAGCACTTAAACCAGGAACATTACCACCCAATGTCTCTGCAGCGGTCAATGGTGTCGCCTTTTGCGGAACCCTAACCGGTCAACTCTTCTTTGGTTGGCTCGGAGACAAGATGGGCCGTAAAAAAGTCTATGGAATGACTCTTATGATGATGGTCCTCTGCTCAATCGCGTCTGGGTTGTCGTTTGGTAGTACACCTAAATCGGTGATGGCTACGCTTTGTTTCTTCAGGTTTTGGCTCGGGTTTGGAATTGGTGGTGATTACCCTCTTTCGGCTACTATAATGTCCGAGTACTCCAACAAAAAGACGCGTGGAGCTTTTATAGCCGCGGTATTTGCTATGCAAGGGTTCGGAAACTTGACTGGTGGAATTGTCGCTTTAATCGTTTCATCTGCGTTCAAAGCAGCGTTTCCTGCACCGTCTTATGCGACTAATGCAGCAAAATCGTTAGTCCCTGAAGCCGACTTTGTTTGGAGGATTATTCTCATGTTTGGTGCCTTGCCCGCGTTAATGACTTACTACTGGCGTATGAAGATGCCCGAGACTGCCCGGTACACTGCCCTAGTCGCTAACAACACGAAAAAAGCCGCTGCTGATATGTCGAAAGTATTACAGATGGAAATCACAGAAGATCAGGAAAAAGCAGAAGTCTTATCTCAGAACAGAGCTACTCAATTCGGATTATTCAGCAAGAAATTTCTTAAACGACACGGTCTTCACTTGCTCGGAACAACCACCTGTTGGTTCCTCCTCGACATTGCCTTTTATAGTAACAACCTCTTCCAGAAAGATATTTTCACCGCGGTGTCCTGGCTCCCAAAGCCTGCCACCATGAGCGCGTTGCAGGAAGTATACATGGTGGCACGGGCCCAAACACTTGTTTCCCTTTGTGGTACTGTCCCCGGATACTGGTTTACAGTCGCTTTTATCGATAGAATTGGTCGGTTCACAATCCAATTAATGGGTTTTGCTTTTATGACCGTCTTCATGTTTGGACTGGCAATTCCGTACCATCACTGGACTACAAAGGGTAACCAAGCCGGGTTTGTTATAATGTACGGTCTGACATTCTTTTTCGCAAATTTTGGGCCTAATGCGACTACATTTGTTGTTCCTGCTGAGATCTTTCCTGCGCGTCTGAGGTCGACCTGTCACGGGATTTCCTCAGCTGCAGGAAAGGCAGGGGCGATAATTGGTGCATTCGGGTTCTTATACTTGGCTCAGTCACCTGATCCAACTAAGACAGATGCGGGTTACCCACCCGGTATTGGAGTCAGGAACGCGTTGATGATATTGGGTGGAATTTGTGCACTCGGGTTTTGTGCTACGTTTCTCGTGCCTGAAGCGAACGGAATCTCGTTGGAAGAGATGTCTGGTGAGAACCAGGATGATGCTGAAGAAGCTGCACATCAAGCTAGCCTCAACAATCGAACTCTGCCGGTTTAA